In a single window of the Arachis hypogaea cultivar Tifrunner chromosome 6, arahy.Tifrunner.gnm2.J5K5, whole genome shotgun sequence genome:
- the LOC112805220 gene encoding uncharacterized protein, which yields MYIENRSQISFIELYVEFEQSEADRNILREDYNSDSEEEFESNYEFVAPNGDEDQGDGPMAPDVTEVANALANEVPFEEPSFIRVLDLEVMHVPEFSEYMTAEISIVEDGEFGVEAIKPLVEADPSLKVKSVIAEIQSKFNYTVSYRKAWLAKQKAVEKIFGGWEASYEALPIWAFRHCKPIIQVDGTHLYGKYKGCLLVAVSQDGNNNIVPIAFAIVEGETSDAWHFFLSNFRQHVVTRDGVGLISDRHESINATVERSHGLTERGHLQELFICFASGYSRTVREYEVRYERLRERGEAYTNWLNRIPREQYALAFDGGYRWGHMTTNLVECINSVLKGSHNLPITALVKATFYRLNELFTRKRAEAEVRINAGHVFSDIVTSKLHVNQLASGNIQVSCFDCQNEVFEVREMPSEMEFAVDLRGLRCDCGEFQVDRIPCRHVFACCANQRLDWQLYVDDVYKMDQVRRVYRARFRPLGNPATWPAYNGPRFIPNPYLRRVTKGRPRMTRFLNEMDTRMLRRPRRCTLCGAEGHSRSRCRQTGSSNTNRGAP from the exons ATGTATATTGAAAACCGGTCCCAGATctcgttcatcgagttgtatgttgagtttgaacaatctgaGGCCGACCGGAATATTCTACgggaagattataatagtgacagtgaagaagagttcgaaagcaacTATGAATTTGTTGCTCCAaatggagatgaagatcaaggtgaCGGACCCATGGCCCCAGATGTCACAGAAGTGGCAAATGCACTCGCGAACGAAGTtccgtttgaggagccatccTTCATACGAGTTTTAGACCTGGAAGTCATGCATGTTCCAGAATTTTCAGAATATATGACTGCAG AAATTTCTATTGTGGAAGACGGTGAATTTGGCGTAG aagcaataaagccacTGGTTGAGGCTGACCCATCCTTGAAGGTAAAATCGGTTATAGCAGAAATCCAATCGAAGTTCAACTACACCGTCAGTTACcggaaagcatggttggctaagcaaaaggcagttgaaaaaatatttggtggTTGGGAGGCATCGTATGAAGCGTTGCcaatatg GgcattcagacattgtaagccAATTATACAGGTGGATGGGACTCACTTATACGGAAAGTATAAGGGTTGTTTGCTTGTGGCAGTTTCACAAGATGGCAACAACAATATCGTCCCAATTGCATTTGCTATTGTGGAGGGAGAGACCTCTGATGCATGGCATTTTTTCCTTAGTAACTTTCGTCAACATGTTGTTACTCGTGATGGTGTGGGTCTAATATCCGACAGGCACGAATCCATAAATGCAACTGTGGAACGCAGTCACGGTCTCACGGAGCGTGGTCACCTCCAAGAGCTTTTCATatgttttgcatcag GATATTCTAGGACGGTGCGGGAGTATGAGGTGCGTTACGAGCGGTTACGGGAACGTGGTGAGGCGTACACAAACTGGTTAAACCGAATTCCTCGCGAGCAGTACGCATTGGCCTTTGATGGTGGGTATCGATGGGGGCACATGACAACGAATCTTGTGGAGTGCATTAATTCAGTTTTGAAGGGTTCACACAATCTCCCCATTACTGCTCTTGTGAAGGCAACATTCTACAGGCTAAATGAGTTATTCACCCGAAAAAGAGCGGAGGCGGAAGTAAGGATCAATGCTGGCCATGTGTTCTCTGATATCGTGACCTCCAAGTTGCATGTAAACCAACTTGCATCAGGAAATATTCAGGTTAGTTGCTTTGACTGCCAGAATGAGGTCTTTGAGGTTCGGGAGATGCCAAGCGAAATGGAGTTTGCAGTCGATCTACGTGGCCTACGATGTGACTGTGGTGAGTTCCAGGTGGACAGGATCCCCTGCAGACATGTATTCGCATGTTGTGCCAACCAGCGACTGGATTGGCAACTGTATGTTGATGATGTGTATAAGATGGACCAAGTGCGGCGGGTGTACCGAGCAAGGTTTAGGCCACTAGGTAATCCTGCTACATGGCCTGCTTACAACGGACCTCGGTTCATTCCAAATCCGTACCTGAGACGGGTAACGAAGGGTCGCCCAAGGATGACGCGTTTTCTGAATGAGATGGACACGCGGATGTTACGTCGTCCTAGGCGATGTACTCTATGTGGGGCTGAAGGACATAGTCGTAGCAGATGCCGTCAGACAGGTAGTTCGAACACCAACAGAGGTGCTCCCTAG
- the LOC112695652 gene encoding uncharacterized protein, which yields MGRHSCCYKQKLRKGLWSPEEDEKLLRHITKYGHGCWSSVPKQAGLQRCGKSCRLRWINYLRPDLKRGTFSQEEENLIIELHAVLGNRWSQIAAQLPGRTDNEIKNLWNSCLKKKLRQRGIDPVTHKPLSEIENGLSEEKEKALSNDNELNLLRSESSNKSDGASSYDHQQQQQQQGFVPTTTEMEGSSSTNKDMFLDTTRFMANTCSDFMGNYNMSYASSSSNVTVTDNNNWFTQTSRPSFDINSDFLPASFCYKPESLKNTNMLSSSSSSWGLITDCSMEEAEEAKWSDYLHNQMLMLAAVQNNNNNNNQASLCNEIKPLPSTTTVTPPPPPHLVPDTLGAIMLPHSKNQHHHTSQTSSTTTFSKDIQNLTAAFGHI from the exons ATGGGAAGACACTCTTGCTGTTACAAGCAGAAGCTTCGGAAGGGTCTATGGTCTCCTGAAGAGGATGAAAAGCTTCTCAGGCATATCACTAAGTACGGTCATGGATGTTGGAGCTCTGTTCCTAAGCAAGCAG GTTTGCAGAGGTGTGGTAAGAGTTGCAGGCTTAGGTGGATTAATTACTTAAGGCCTGATTTAAAGAGAGGTACATTTTCTCAGGAGGAAGAAAATCTCATCATTGAACTTCATGCTGTGTTAGGGAATAG ATGGTCTCAGATTGCGGCGCAGCTTCCGGGGAGGACAGACAATGAAATCAAGAATCTGTGGAATTcatgcttgaagaagaagctgAGGCAAAGAGGCATAGACCCTGTTACACACAAGCCATTATCTGAGATAGAGAATGGATTGtcagaggagaaagagaaagcattGTCCAATGATAATGAATTGAACTTGTTGAGATCAGAGAGTTCCAATAAGTCTGATGGAGCTTCTTCCTAtgatcatcaacaacaacaacaacaacaaggatTTGTTCCAACAACAACAGAGATGGAAGGTTCTTCTTCCACTAACAAGGACATGTTCCTTGACACTACAAGGTTCATGGCTAACACTTGCTCAGATTTTATGGGGAACTACAACATGAGTTATGCATCATCATCTTCCAATGTCACTGTCACCGACAACAACAATTGGTTCACACAAACATCAAGGCCTTCTTTTGATATCAACTCAGATTTCCTACCTGCTTCCTTTTGCTACAAGCCAGAATCTCTCAAGAACACCAacatgctttcttcttcttcttcttcatgggGATTGATCACAGATTGCAGCATGGAAGAAGCAGAAGAGGCAAAGTGGTCTGACTATCTTCACAATCAAATGTTGATGCTTGCAGCTGttcagaacaacaacaacaacaacaaccaagcTTCTTTATGCAATGAGATAAAGCCTCTTCCTTCAACCACCACagtaacaccaccaccaccaccacatttGGTTCCTGATACTTTAGGAGCTATCATGTTACCTCATTCTAAGAATCAACATCACCATACATCACAAACTTCTTCTACCACCACCTTTTCCAAGGATATCCAGAACCTAACAGCAGCCTTTGGACATATATAA